Proteins co-encoded in one Hymenobacter swuensis DY53 genomic window:
- a CDS encoding S24 family peptidase, with translation MAKQLGYAATSKLHGIMQGSAPSFGTLNDILERWPDVAADWLVLGKGPMLRGGTTAAAPQPQAAPVVMDTMNERGEQNTLFVPIPAQAGYTMHHHEAAYYKQLDAYRLPGFEHGEFQAFEVSGDSMAPTINHRDVVVCSRMAELRLLEPGEVYIVATAASVMLKRIRTRVRATDTEVTLFSDNANRPPYEMETRDVRELWRVQGYVSGCIPSAPDVTVEQL, from the coding sequence ATGGCCAAGCAGTTAGGCTACGCGGCAACCAGCAAGCTGCATGGCATCATGCAGGGCTCCGCCCCTTCCTTTGGCACGCTCAACGACATCCTGGAAAGGTGGCCGGACGTGGCGGCTGACTGGCTGGTGTTGGGCAAGGGACCAATGCTGCGCGGTGGCACGACGGCTGCAGCCCCGCAACCACAGGCCGCCCCGGTGGTAATGGACACGATGAACGAGCGGGGTGAGCAAAACACACTGTTTGTGCCGATTCCGGCCCAGGCAGGCTACACAATGCACCACCACGAGGCCGCGTACTATAAGCAACTCGATGCTTACCGCCTGCCGGGTTTCGAACACGGCGAGTTCCAGGCGTTTGAGGTTTCGGGCGACTCGATGGCCCCGACTATCAACCACCGCGATGTAGTAGTCTGCAGCCGGATGGCCGAGCTGCGGCTGCTGGAGCCGGGTGAGGTATACATAGTGGCAACGGCGGCCTCGGTGATGCTCAAACGCATCCGGACGCGGGTGCGGGCCACGGATACGGAAGTGACCCTGTTCTCGGACAACGCCAACCGGCCGCCCTATGAGATGGAAACCCGGGACGTGCGGGAACTATGGCGGGTGCAGGGCTACGTGTCGGGCTGCATCCCAAGCGCCCCCGACGTGACGGTGGAGCAGCTATGA
- a CDS encoding histidine kinase has protein sequence MVRFLYFCLLLLTLASCQSEVRYTPADVVYRPGDDPRWAVRAYDDSHWQPERGPTGPRVFWVRTWVTLHQRNPRTPLGMQVNAFGAFEVYWDGVRIGQNGELATGRPAEVPGTESSCYLVPDSLARPGRHLVALRGTQAYLPEDERGTYVHLDGYLRLLQGPLLVMSFMNLMAGAFLIAAIYYLFLLLNSRRKEPALLVFSVICFLFFALLILEYIKFYLTIPYPQFYLRLEAIGWLTFAISLLVPLYFTIQFNLPRKGLLAMGMAAVLLSIYGLHLHQYDLTARYFSYTMWLASVAVVVVAIIRKARGAGVVLAGLLASAVVNYFLFYDSGLFIGYMLLVLCMLYLHTIRVRAMETEHQAAQLLSARLKLELLKKNIQPHFIKNTLTSMLDWVEDSPREGAVFIHALAQEFDILNDIAEATLIPVSQEIALCRHHLRVMQFRKEIRYELETSGIEPADLIPPAIFHTVLENGITHSLPLADGSIRFRLSFERAGQHRHYSLLTCAHQQPEAGDGQPGTGFHYIEARLRESFGSRWEFHSHAVPEGWLTSIKIGPAA, from the coding sequence ATGGTCCGATTCCTTTACTTTTGTCTGCTGCTGCTCACCCTGGCATCCTGCCAGTCGGAAGTGCGCTACACCCCGGCCGACGTCGTGTACCGCCCCGGCGACGACCCACGCTGGGCCGTCCGGGCGTACGACGACTCCCACTGGCAGCCGGAGCGCGGCCCTACCGGCCCCCGCGTATTCTGGGTCCGCACCTGGGTCACGCTGCACCAACGCAACCCCCGCACGCCGCTGGGCATGCAGGTCAATGCGTTCGGCGCGTTCGAGGTGTACTGGGACGGCGTCCGTATCGGCCAGAACGGCGAGCTGGCCACCGGCCGGCCAGCCGAAGTGCCCGGCACGGAAAGCAGCTGCTATTTGGTGCCGGATTCGCTGGCCCGGCCCGGCCGGCACCTCGTGGCCCTGCGCGGCACCCAGGCCTACCTGCCGGAGGATGAGCGCGGCACCTACGTGCATCTCGACGGCTACCTGCGGCTGCTGCAAGGCCCGCTCCTCGTCATGTCGTTCATGAACCTGATGGCCGGCGCCTTCCTCATTGCGGCCATCTACTACCTGTTTCTGCTGCTGAACAGCCGCCGAAAGGAGCCCGCCCTGCTGGTGTTCAGCGTCATCTGCTTTCTGTTTTTCGCGCTGCTCATTCTGGAGTACATCAAGTTCTACCTCACTATTCCCTATCCGCAGTTTTACCTGCGGCTGGAGGCTATTGGCTGGCTCACGTTCGCCATTTCCCTGCTGGTGCCGCTGTATTTCACCATCCAGTTTAACCTCCCGCGAAAAGGTCTGCTTGCCATGGGCATGGCGGCGGTGCTCCTGAGTATTTATGGCCTTCATCTGCATCAGTACGACCTCACGGCTAGGTACTTTAGCTACACCATGTGGCTGGCCTCGGTGGCGGTGGTGGTGGTGGCCATCATCCGGAAGGCCCGGGGAGCGGGCGTGGTGCTGGCCGGACTGCTGGCCAGCGCGGTGGTCAATTACTTCCTGTTCTATGATTCCGGTCTGTTTATCGGCTACATGCTGCTCGTGCTGTGCATGCTCTACCTGCACACCATCCGGGTGCGGGCCATGGAAACCGAGCACCAGGCCGCCCAACTGCTGTCGGCGCGCCTGAAGCTGGAGCTGCTCAAGAAAAACATTCAGCCCCATTTCATCAAAAACACGCTCACCTCCATGCTCGACTGGGTGGAGGACTCGCCCCGGGAAGGCGCGGTTTTCATCCATGCGCTGGCCCAGGAGTTCGATATTCTCAACGACATTGCCGAGGCCACGCTCATTCCCGTGAGCCAGGAAATTGCGCTCTGCCGTCACCATTTGCGGGTGATGCAGTTTCGCAAGGAAATCCGCTACGAGCTGGAAACATCCGGCATCGAGCCCGCCGACCTCATCCCGCCGGCCATCTTCCACACCGTGCTCGAAAACGGTATCACCCACAGCCTGCCCCTGGCCGATGGCAGCATCCGGTTCCGGCTTAGCTTTGAGCGCGCCGGCCAGCATCGGCACTACTCGCTGCTCACCTGCGCCCACCAACAGCCCGAAGCCGGCGACGGCCAGCCTGGCACCGGCTTCCACTACATCGAAGCCCGCCTGCGGGAAAGCTTCGGCAGTAGGTGGGAATTCCATTCGCATGCCGTGCCGGAAGGCTGGCTCACGTCCATCAAAATCGGCCCGGCCGCATGA
- a CDS encoding LytR/AlgR family response regulator transcription factor produces MNILLVEDEARIARRLERMTRDYFGARLESLTVCDALPAALHALATAPPALLLLDLNLNGQDGFDLLKSVVAGAFHTIIVSANTDKAITAFAHGVLDFVPKPFTEERLAQAFARLTTPTSPARKSENALQFLAVKKQGSLVLIDIKDLRYIKGAGIYTELHLHNGRKELHDKSLEKLAQLLPASFERIHKSYIVCLAQVEKILVQEGSSYQLLLQNGELLPIGRSRYKELRSKMG; encoded by the coding sequence ATGAACATTCTGCTTGTTGAAGACGAGGCCCGCATTGCCCGGCGCCTGGAGCGCATGACCCGCGACTACTTCGGTGCCCGGCTCGAAAGCCTGACCGTCTGCGATGCCCTGCCCGCCGCCCTGCACGCCCTGGCCACCGCCCCGCCGGCCTTGCTGCTGCTCGACCTGAACCTGAACGGCCAGGACGGCTTCGATCTGCTGAAAAGCGTGGTGGCCGGGGCTTTTCATACTATCATCGTCTCGGCCAACACCGATAAAGCCATTACCGCCTTCGCCCACGGCGTGCTCGATTTCGTGCCTAAACCCTTCACCGAAGAACGCCTCGCCCAGGCTTTCGCCCGCCTGACCACGCCCACCTCGCCGGCTCGCAAGTCCGAAAACGCCCTCCAATTCCTCGCGGTGAAGAAACAGGGTAGCTTGGTATTGATTGACATCAAAGACCTGCGCTACATCAAAGGAGCTGGCATTTACACCGAGCTGCACCTGCACAACGGCAGAAAAGAGCTGCACGACAAGTCTCTCGAAAAGCTGGCCCAGCTGCTGCCTGCCTCCTTCGAGCGCATCCACAAGTCCTACATCGTCTGCCTCGCGCAGGTCGAAAAAATCCTCGTGCAGGAAGGCAGCAGCTACCAGCTGCTGCTCCAAAATGGCGAGTTGCTGCCTATCGGCCGCTCCCGCTATAAGGAGCTGCGTAGCAAAATGGGCTAA